In the genome of Maribacter forsetii DSM 18668, the window ACCTTAACAATTTTTAAATAACCAGCCAAATGTTATTGATTACCAAACTTCATATAAAGTATTGCCTTTTGTCATTTTTATGTACACTAAGTTTGGGACTTTTTGGACAACATCAATATAAAGGAACAGTACTGGATGCGGAAACACAAGAGACGCTTCCTTTTGTAAATATTGGAATAGTTAATAAAGGTGTAGGTACCGTAAGTAATTTTGATGGGGAATTTTATCTAGAGATTGATAAAGCTGATTTTTCTAGTAGCGATATTCTACAATTTTCATCTGTAGGTTATAAAACGGTTCAGTTCAAAATTTCCGAGGTAAACTTTAATAATACACTTTTTCAAAAAGTTGTCATGCAGCCCGAGGCAATGCAATTAAACGAGGCCATTGTTACCGCTAAATATTTAAAAGGTAAAATAAATGATGCTATAGGTTTTTCCTATCCAAGTAAAAATAAGTACGGGTACTGGAAAGGGGATGGTTCATTGGGCGCTGAGTTGGTAACAAGAATAAGTGTAGATAAGAAGAAACATTTCTTAAAGGATTTTCATTTTTATGTGAACGAGAATTATTCTGATAGCGTTTTGGTACGTATCAATATTTACAAGGGGGGTACCATCTATCCTGAAGATAAATTATTGAAAAAGAACGTTACTACAATGATTGGCAATTCTCCTGGAGAGGTAATTGTAGATTTAAAGCCGTACAATCTTATTGTAGATGAAGATTTTAGTATTGGTCTAGAATTATTGGAAGTATATGGTAAGCGCGTTGGCTTGGTTTTGGCTGCAGACTATAGACCAAGTACTTCGTACAGAAGATATGTGAGTCAAGGGCAATGGAAAACGTTTAGGGGAGATGCAATGACTTTTTATTTGAATACGTCTACTTTGAGTGATGGAGACATTTCTCAAATCTCAGATTATTCCAGAAACAAAACTCTTCAAAATTCTTTTAAAACTCCAATAATAAATACCAACCCTATTAAAACACATAGATCAATTACAGGTTTTGTTTTTAATAATGGTGAGCCTATTGAAAATGCTACTGTTCAAATAACGGAGTCATTAAAACAGACACAAACAGACGCCTATGGTAGGTATAACATTATGGCACAAATAGGTGATGTCATAAGTTTTGATTATTTAGGTTTTGAAAAGGTAGAGCGTGAAGTTGCAGAAACCATACATAATATAAATGTAAGCATGAACTTCAAGGTAGAAGAATTAGCAGGAGTAACAGTTACTGAAAGAGCACGCTTAAAGAAAACCGAGGCAGAAATGTTCTCTGAATATTTAACGAATGATGAATTCGCTAAAACTGCTTATGGAACTCTTGACAAAAAAACAATTGGTCATGCTATAACTATTGTAGATGGCAAGAGTTTAAATTTAACTGCCCCGAATATCCTTGCGGCTATCGACGGTAAAATAGCGGGTGTTCGGGTAGGGAACGTAAAAGTTGAAAATCCTTGTTTTGGATGTTCTTTTACCAAAGTTGTTGTTTTTATAAGAGGGGGAAGCGGGTCAATAAATAATTTGAGACCTGCTATATTCGAGGTTGATGGTATAATCTATGAAGAAGTGCCTTATTTCTTGGATTTGAATGTAATTGAGCGCATAGCGGTAATACCTGGTCTCGCTGGCGTTGGAAGGTATGGACAAGTTGCTGCAGGAGGTGTAATTGCAATAAGTACTCACGTTTCCAATTTTGCTAATAAAAATGGTAAA includes:
- a CDS encoding carboxypeptidase-like regulatory domain-containing protein — encoded protein: MSFLCTLSLGLFGQHQYKGTVLDAETQETLPFVNIGIVNKGVGTVSNFDGEFYLEIDKADFSSSDILQFSSVGYKTVQFKISEVNFNNTLFQKVVMQPEAMQLNEAIVTAKYLKGKINDAIGFSYPSKNKYGYWKGDGSLGAELVTRISVDKKKHFLKDFHFYVNENYSDSVLVRINIYKGGTIYPEDKLLKKNVTTMIGNSPGEVIVDLKPYNLIVDEDFSIGLELLEVYGKRVGLVLAADYRPSTSYRRYVSQGQWKTFRGDAMTFYLNTSTLSDGDISQISDYSRNKTLQNSFKTPIINTNPIKTHRSITGFVFNNGEPIENATVQITESLKQTQTDAYGRYNIMAQIGDVISFDYLGFEKVEREVAETIHNINVSMNFKVEELAGVTVTERARLKKTEAEMFSEYLTNDEFAKTAYGTLDKKTIGHAITIVDGKSLNLTAPNILAAIDGKIAGVRVGNVKVENPCFGCSFTKVVVFIRGGSGSINNLRPAIFEVDGIIYEEVPYFLDLNVIERIAVIPGLAGVGRYGQVAAGGVIAISTHVSNFANKNGKNIDKALIQRNIYKHDAIDKEQANKNLPSYLTAFLACNKFEAAKKVYEENEKLYSSSAYFFLDAYIYFTANWKQEKFNNDIIANHQSLFVDNINEMKALAYAYQREGEFEQANELYTSVFVKRPNYAQSYRDMANSYVEVNEVQKAANLYSRYTKLLNDSFLVADTIGLHPVITTEFNHFLQHKTDYNISSEDLKEVAAMREGADTRLLFEWNDDEAEFDLQFVNPENRYFVSNTSLNNQNEYFGKQEYSSSKEFFLESDIQGEWIINVNYHGNKSGLPTYLKVTSFLGYGTDNEESITRIYRLSLKNVNQNLFYLPTLGVDRLN